A single Denticeps clupeoides chromosome 7, fDenClu1.1, whole genome shotgun sequence DNA region contains:
- the cyth4a gene encoding cytohesin-3 isoform X3, whose product MGSQRKDSFLWGKAPTDLTSLEKKEIGMIRGIRKNNIMDDIQQLKLEISSVITEIEDMESDEENTTVLRSKRFLCGKKKFNMEPKKGIQYLLDNAILEWTPQAVAEFLYKEEGLNKTAIGIFLGEREELHLQILKAFVALHEFSNLNLVQALRQFLWNFRLPGEAQKIDRMMEAFAARYCNCNPGVFQSTDTCYILSFAIIMLNTSLHNPNVRDKPTLERFISMNRGINHGEDLPSELLTKLYDSIRNEPFTIPEDDGNDLTHTFFNPDREGWLLKEGGRVKTWKRRWFILTDNCLYYFQYTTDKEPKGIIPLENLCVTVVDDPHKQVHICNAASSIYKCRYKNNSGCICVLQYCLELFNPQGKKIKACKTETDGRVVVGKHQSYRISASSAEERDDWINSIRASITKDPFYDLVTVRKRKMINDQTTD is encoded by the exons ATGGGCAGCCAAAGAAAGGACAGCTTCCTCTGGGGAAAAG CACCGACAGATCTCACATCTTTGGAGAAAAAGGAGATCGGAATGATCCGGGGGATTCGCAAGAACAACATCATGGATGACATTCAG CAGCTTAAGCTGGAAATCAGCAGCGTCATAACAGAGATTGAGGACATGGAGTCTGATGAGGAGAA CACAACGGTTCTGAGGTCCAAGAGGTTTTTATGTGGAAAAAAGAAGTTCAACATGGAGCCGAAAAAG GGTATTCAGTATCTACTGGACAATGCCATTCTGGAATGGACTCCACAGGCAGTGGCAGAGTTCCTTTATAAAGAGGAAGGACTCAATAAGACAGCCATCGGCATCTTTCTGGGAGAAAG agaagaACTGCATCTTCAGATTCTAAAAGCCTTTGTGGCCCTCCATGAGTTTAGCAACCTGAACCTGGTGCAGGCACTGAG GCAGTTCCTGTGGAATTTCCGTCTCCCTGGTGAGGCGCAGAAGATTGACCGCATGATGGAGGCCTTTGCTGCCCGCTACTGCAACTGCAATCCGGGAGTCTTCCAGTCCACAG ACACCTGCTATATTCTGTCTTTCGCCATCATCATGCTAAACACAAGTCTGCACAACCCGAATGTGAGAGACAAGCCCACGCTGGAGCGCTTCATCAGCATGAACCGAGGCATAAACCATGGTGAAGACCTGCCCAGCGAGCTGCTGACA AAGCTGTATGACAGTATACGGAATGAACCGTTTACAATCCCAGAGGATGACGGGaatgatctcacacacactttctttaatCCGGACCGAGAGGGCTGGCTACTCAAAGAGG GGGGCAGGGTGAAAACATGGAAGAGAAGGTGGTTCATCCTGACAGACAACTGCCTTTATTATTTTCAATACACTACA GATAAAGAACCTAAAGGGATCATTCCACTGGAGAACCTTTGTGTTACAGTGGTGGATGACCCACACAAACAGGTACACATCTGCAATGCTGCATCAAGTATATACAAGTGCAGATATAAAAATAACAGTGGGTGCATTTGTGTGTTACAGTACTGTCTGGAGCTTTTTAACCCCCAGGGAAAGAAGATTAAGGCATGTAAGACAGAGACGGACGGGCGTGTGGTGGTGGGGAAACACCAGTCCTACCGCATTAGTGCATCCAGTGCAGAGGAAAGGGACGACTGGATTAACTCCATTAG GGCTAGCATCACTAAAGATCCGTTCTATGACCTGGTGACTGTACGCAAGAGGAAAATGATCAACGACCAAACCACAGACTGA
- the cyth4a gene encoding cytohesin-3 isoform X6, whose product MGSQRKDSFLWGKAPTDLTSLEKKEIGMIRGIRKNNIMDDIQQLKLEISSVITEIEDMESDEENTTVLRSKRFLCGKKKFNMEPKKGIQYLLDNAILEWTPQAVAEFLYKEEGLNKTAIGIFLGEREELHLQILKAFVALHEFSNLNLVQALRQFLWNFRLPGEAQKIDRMMEAFAARYCNCNPGVFQSTDTCYILSFAIIMLNTSLHNPNVRDKPTLERFISMNRGINHGEDLPSELLTKLYDSIRNEPFTIPEDDGNDLTHTFFNPDREGWLLKEGGRVKTWKRRWFILTDNCLYYFQYTTDKEPKGIIPLENLCVTVVDDPHKQYCLELFNPQGKKIKACKTETDGRVVVGKHQSYRISASSAEERDDWINSIRASITKDPFYDLVTVRKRKMINDQTTD is encoded by the exons ATGGGCAGCCAAAGAAAGGACAGCTTCCTCTGGGGAAAAG CACCGACAGATCTCACATCTTTGGAGAAAAAGGAGATCGGAATGATCCGGGGGATTCGCAAGAACAACATCATGGATGACATTCAG CAGCTTAAGCTGGAAATCAGCAGCGTCATAACAGAGATTGAGGACATGGAGTCTGATGAGGAGAA CACAACGGTTCTGAGGTCCAAGAGGTTTTTATGTGGAAAAAAGAAGTTCAACATGGAGCCGAAAAAG GGTATTCAGTATCTACTGGACAATGCCATTCTGGAATGGACTCCACAGGCAGTGGCAGAGTTCCTTTATAAAGAGGAAGGACTCAATAAGACAGCCATCGGCATCTTTCTGGGAGAAAG agaagaACTGCATCTTCAGATTCTAAAAGCCTTTGTGGCCCTCCATGAGTTTAGCAACCTGAACCTGGTGCAGGCACTGAG GCAGTTCCTGTGGAATTTCCGTCTCCCTGGTGAGGCGCAGAAGATTGACCGCATGATGGAGGCCTTTGCTGCCCGCTACTGCAACTGCAATCCGGGAGTCTTCCAGTCCACAG ACACCTGCTATATTCTGTCTTTCGCCATCATCATGCTAAACACAAGTCTGCACAACCCGAATGTGAGAGACAAGCCCACGCTGGAGCGCTTCATCAGCATGAACCGAGGCATAAACCATGGTGAAGACCTGCCCAGCGAGCTGCTGACA AAGCTGTATGACAGTATACGGAATGAACCGTTTACAATCCCAGAGGATGACGGGaatgatctcacacacactttctttaatCCGGACCGAGAGGGCTGGCTACTCAAAGAGG GGGGCAGGGTGAAAACATGGAAGAGAAGGTGGTTCATCCTGACAGACAACTGCCTTTATTATTTTCAATACACTACA GATAAAGAACCTAAAGGGATCATTCCACTGGAGAACCTTTGTGTTACAGTGGTGGATGACCCACACAAACAG TACTGTCTGGAGCTTTTTAACCCCCAGGGAAAGAAGATTAAGGCATGTAAGACAGAGACGGACGGGCGTGTGGTGGTGGGGAAACACCAGTCCTACCGCATTAGTGCATCCAGTGCAGAGGAAAGGGACGACTGGATTAACTCCATTAG GGCTAGCATCACTAAAGATCCGTTCTATGACCTGGTGACTGTACGCAAGAGGAAAATGATCAACGACCAAACCACAGACTGA
- the cyth4a gene encoding cytohesin-3 isoform X2, producing the protein MGSQRKDSFLWGKAPTDLTSLEKKEIGMIRGIRKNNIMDDIQLKLEISSVITEIEDMESDEENTTVLRSKRFLCGKKKFNMEPKKGIQYLLDNAILEWTPQAVAEFLYKEEGLNKTAIGIFLGEREELHLQILKAFVALHEFSNLNLVQALRQFLWNFRLPGEAQKIDRMMEAFAARYCNCNPGVFQSTDTCYILSFAIIMLNTSLHNPNVRDKPTLERFISMNRGINHGEDLPSELLTKLYDSIRNEPFTIPEDDGNDLTHTFFNPDREGWLLKEGGRVKTWKRRWFILTDNCLYYFQYTTDKEPKGIIPLENLCVTVVDDPHKQVHICNAASSIYKCRYKNNSGCICVLQYCLELFNPQGKKIKACKTETDGRVVVGKHQSYRISASSAEERDDWINSIRSDTSFTQKRPLGRHCSHSAYVVQTLLTRYRHSPDSRDTEPTQG; encoded by the exons ATGGGCAGCCAAAGAAAGGACAGCTTCCTCTGGGGAAAAG CACCGACAGATCTCACATCTTTGGAGAAAAAGGAGATCGGAATGATCCGGGGGATTCGCAAGAACAACATCATGGATGACATTCAG CTTAAGCTGGAAATCAGCAGCGTCATAACAGAGATTGAGGACATGGAGTCTGATGAGGAGAA CACAACGGTTCTGAGGTCCAAGAGGTTTTTATGTGGAAAAAAGAAGTTCAACATGGAGCCGAAAAAG GGTATTCAGTATCTACTGGACAATGCCATTCTGGAATGGACTCCACAGGCAGTGGCAGAGTTCCTTTATAAAGAGGAAGGACTCAATAAGACAGCCATCGGCATCTTTCTGGGAGAAAG agaagaACTGCATCTTCAGATTCTAAAAGCCTTTGTGGCCCTCCATGAGTTTAGCAACCTGAACCTGGTGCAGGCACTGAG GCAGTTCCTGTGGAATTTCCGTCTCCCTGGTGAGGCGCAGAAGATTGACCGCATGATGGAGGCCTTTGCTGCCCGCTACTGCAACTGCAATCCGGGAGTCTTCCAGTCCACAG ACACCTGCTATATTCTGTCTTTCGCCATCATCATGCTAAACACAAGTCTGCACAACCCGAATGTGAGAGACAAGCCCACGCTGGAGCGCTTCATCAGCATGAACCGAGGCATAAACCATGGTGAAGACCTGCCCAGCGAGCTGCTGACA AAGCTGTATGACAGTATACGGAATGAACCGTTTACAATCCCAGAGGATGACGGGaatgatctcacacacactttctttaatCCGGACCGAGAGGGCTGGCTACTCAAAGAGG GGGGCAGGGTGAAAACATGGAAGAGAAGGTGGTTCATCCTGACAGACAACTGCCTTTATTATTTTCAATACACTACA GATAAAGAACCTAAAGGGATCATTCCACTGGAGAACCTTTGTGTTACAGTGGTGGATGACCCACACAAACAGGTACACATCTGCAATGCTGCATCAAGTATATACAAGTGCAGATATAAAAATAACAGTGGGTGCATTTGTGTGTTACAGTACTGTCTGGAGCTTTTTAACCCCCAGGGAAAGAAGATTAAGGCATGTAAGACAGAGACGGACGGGCGTGTGGTGGTGGGGAAACACCAGTCCTACCGCATTAGTGCATCCAGTGCAGAGGAAAGGGACGACTGGATTAACTCCATTAGGTCAGACACATCATTCACACAAAAACggccgctaggccgccactgctcCCACAGTGCATACGTAGTGCAGACACTACTGACACGGTACAGGCACAGTCCTGACAGTAGAGACACGGAGCCGACACAGGGCtga
- the cyth4a gene encoding cytohesin-3 isoform X4, with amino-acid sequence MGSQRKDSFLWGKAPTDLTSLEKKEIGMIRGIRKNNIMDDIQQLKLEISSVITEIEDMESDEENTTVLRSKRFLCGKKKFNMEPKKGIQYLLDNAILEWTPQAVAEFLYKEEGLNKTAIGIFLGEREELHLQILKAFVALHEFSNLNLVQALRQFLWNFRLPGEAQKIDRMMEAFAARYCNCNPGVFQSTDTCYILSFAIIMLNTSLHNPNVRDKPTLERFISMNRGINHGEDLPSELLTKLYDSIRNEPFTIPEDDGNDLTHTFFNPDREGWLLKEGGRVKTWKRRWFILTDNCLYYFQYTTDKEPKGIIPLENLCVTVVDDPHKQYCLELFNPQGKKIKACKTETDGRVVVGKHQSYRISASSAEERDDWINSIRSDTSFTQKRPLGRHCSHSAYVVQTLLTRYRHSPDSRDTEPTQG; translated from the exons ATGGGCAGCCAAAGAAAGGACAGCTTCCTCTGGGGAAAAG CACCGACAGATCTCACATCTTTGGAGAAAAAGGAGATCGGAATGATCCGGGGGATTCGCAAGAACAACATCATGGATGACATTCAG CAGCTTAAGCTGGAAATCAGCAGCGTCATAACAGAGATTGAGGACATGGAGTCTGATGAGGAGAA CACAACGGTTCTGAGGTCCAAGAGGTTTTTATGTGGAAAAAAGAAGTTCAACATGGAGCCGAAAAAG GGTATTCAGTATCTACTGGACAATGCCATTCTGGAATGGACTCCACAGGCAGTGGCAGAGTTCCTTTATAAAGAGGAAGGACTCAATAAGACAGCCATCGGCATCTTTCTGGGAGAAAG agaagaACTGCATCTTCAGATTCTAAAAGCCTTTGTGGCCCTCCATGAGTTTAGCAACCTGAACCTGGTGCAGGCACTGAG GCAGTTCCTGTGGAATTTCCGTCTCCCTGGTGAGGCGCAGAAGATTGACCGCATGATGGAGGCCTTTGCTGCCCGCTACTGCAACTGCAATCCGGGAGTCTTCCAGTCCACAG ACACCTGCTATATTCTGTCTTTCGCCATCATCATGCTAAACACAAGTCTGCACAACCCGAATGTGAGAGACAAGCCCACGCTGGAGCGCTTCATCAGCATGAACCGAGGCATAAACCATGGTGAAGACCTGCCCAGCGAGCTGCTGACA AAGCTGTATGACAGTATACGGAATGAACCGTTTACAATCCCAGAGGATGACGGGaatgatctcacacacactttctttaatCCGGACCGAGAGGGCTGGCTACTCAAAGAGG GGGGCAGGGTGAAAACATGGAAGAGAAGGTGGTTCATCCTGACAGACAACTGCCTTTATTATTTTCAATACACTACA GATAAAGAACCTAAAGGGATCATTCCACTGGAGAACCTTTGTGTTACAGTGGTGGATGACCCACACAAACAG TACTGTCTGGAGCTTTTTAACCCCCAGGGAAAGAAGATTAAGGCATGTAAGACAGAGACGGACGGGCGTGTGGTGGTGGGGAAACACCAGTCCTACCGCATTAGTGCATCCAGTGCAGAGGAAAGGGACGACTGGATTAACTCCATTAGGTCAGACACATCATTCACACAAAAACggccgctaggccgccactgctcCCACAGTGCATACGTAGTGCAGACACTACTGACACGGTACAGGCACAGTCCTGACAGTAGAGACACGGAGCCGACACAGGGCtga
- the cyth4a gene encoding cytohesin-2 isoform X5, which yields MGSQRKDSFLWGKAPTDLTSLEKKEIGMIRGIRKNNIMDDIQQLKLEISSVITEIEDMESDEENTTVLRSKRFLCGKKKFNMEPKKGIQYLLDNAILEWTPQAVAEFLYKEEGLNKTAIGIFLGEREELHLQILKAFVALHEFSNLNLVQALRQFLWNFRLPGEAQKIDRMMEAFAARYCNCNPGVFQSTDTCYILSFAIIMLNTSLHNPNVRDKPTLERFISMNRGINHGEDLPSELLTKLYDSIRNEPFTIPEDDGNDLTHTFFNPDREGWLLKEGGRVKTWKRRWFILTDNCLYYFQYTTDKEPKGIIPLENLCVTVVDDPHKQGKKIKACKTETDGRVVVGKHQSYRISASSAEERDDWINSIRSDTSFTQKRPLGRHCSHSAYVVQTLLTRYRHSPDSRDTEPTQG from the exons ATGGGCAGCCAAAGAAAGGACAGCTTCCTCTGGGGAAAAG CACCGACAGATCTCACATCTTTGGAGAAAAAGGAGATCGGAATGATCCGGGGGATTCGCAAGAACAACATCATGGATGACATTCAG CAGCTTAAGCTGGAAATCAGCAGCGTCATAACAGAGATTGAGGACATGGAGTCTGATGAGGAGAA CACAACGGTTCTGAGGTCCAAGAGGTTTTTATGTGGAAAAAAGAAGTTCAACATGGAGCCGAAAAAG GGTATTCAGTATCTACTGGACAATGCCATTCTGGAATGGACTCCACAGGCAGTGGCAGAGTTCCTTTATAAAGAGGAAGGACTCAATAAGACAGCCATCGGCATCTTTCTGGGAGAAAG agaagaACTGCATCTTCAGATTCTAAAAGCCTTTGTGGCCCTCCATGAGTTTAGCAACCTGAACCTGGTGCAGGCACTGAG GCAGTTCCTGTGGAATTTCCGTCTCCCTGGTGAGGCGCAGAAGATTGACCGCATGATGGAGGCCTTTGCTGCCCGCTACTGCAACTGCAATCCGGGAGTCTTCCAGTCCACAG ACACCTGCTATATTCTGTCTTTCGCCATCATCATGCTAAACACAAGTCTGCACAACCCGAATGTGAGAGACAAGCCCACGCTGGAGCGCTTCATCAGCATGAACCGAGGCATAAACCATGGTGAAGACCTGCCCAGCGAGCTGCTGACA AAGCTGTATGACAGTATACGGAATGAACCGTTTACAATCCCAGAGGATGACGGGaatgatctcacacacactttctttaatCCGGACCGAGAGGGCTGGCTACTCAAAGAGG GGGGCAGGGTGAAAACATGGAAGAGAAGGTGGTTCATCCTGACAGACAACTGCCTTTATTATTTTCAATACACTACA GATAAAGAACCTAAAGGGATCATTCCACTGGAGAACCTTTGTGTTACAGTGGTGGATGACCCACACAAACAG GGAAAGAAGATTAAGGCATGTAAGACAGAGACGGACGGGCGTGTGGTGGTGGGGAAACACCAGTCCTACCGCATTAGTGCATCCAGTGCAGAGGAAAGGGACGACTGGATTAACTCCATTAGGTCAGACACATCATTCACACAAAAACggccgctaggccgccactgctcCCACAGTGCATACGTAGTGCAGACACTACTGACACGGTACAGGCACAGTCCTGACAGTAGAGACACGGAGCCGACACAGGGCtga
- the cyth4a gene encoding cytohesin-3 isoform X1 yields the protein MGSQRKDSFLWGKAPTDLTSLEKKEIGMIRGIRKNNIMDDIQQLKLEISSVITEIEDMESDEENTTVLRSKRFLCGKKKFNMEPKKGIQYLLDNAILEWTPQAVAEFLYKEEGLNKTAIGIFLGEREELHLQILKAFVALHEFSNLNLVQALRQFLWNFRLPGEAQKIDRMMEAFAARYCNCNPGVFQSTDTCYILSFAIIMLNTSLHNPNVRDKPTLERFISMNRGINHGEDLPSELLTKLYDSIRNEPFTIPEDDGNDLTHTFFNPDREGWLLKEGGRVKTWKRRWFILTDNCLYYFQYTTDKEPKGIIPLENLCVTVVDDPHKQVHICNAASSIYKCRYKNNSGCICVLQYCLELFNPQGKKIKACKTETDGRVVVGKHQSYRISASSAEERDDWINSIRSDTSFTQKRPLGRHCSHSAYVVQTLLTRYRHSPDSRDTEPTQG from the exons ATGGGCAGCCAAAGAAAGGACAGCTTCCTCTGGGGAAAAG CACCGACAGATCTCACATCTTTGGAGAAAAAGGAGATCGGAATGATCCGGGGGATTCGCAAGAACAACATCATGGATGACATTCAG CAGCTTAAGCTGGAAATCAGCAGCGTCATAACAGAGATTGAGGACATGGAGTCTGATGAGGAGAA CACAACGGTTCTGAGGTCCAAGAGGTTTTTATGTGGAAAAAAGAAGTTCAACATGGAGCCGAAAAAG GGTATTCAGTATCTACTGGACAATGCCATTCTGGAATGGACTCCACAGGCAGTGGCAGAGTTCCTTTATAAAGAGGAAGGACTCAATAAGACAGCCATCGGCATCTTTCTGGGAGAAAG agaagaACTGCATCTTCAGATTCTAAAAGCCTTTGTGGCCCTCCATGAGTTTAGCAACCTGAACCTGGTGCAGGCACTGAG GCAGTTCCTGTGGAATTTCCGTCTCCCTGGTGAGGCGCAGAAGATTGACCGCATGATGGAGGCCTTTGCTGCCCGCTACTGCAACTGCAATCCGGGAGTCTTCCAGTCCACAG ACACCTGCTATATTCTGTCTTTCGCCATCATCATGCTAAACACAAGTCTGCACAACCCGAATGTGAGAGACAAGCCCACGCTGGAGCGCTTCATCAGCATGAACCGAGGCATAAACCATGGTGAAGACCTGCCCAGCGAGCTGCTGACA AAGCTGTATGACAGTATACGGAATGAACCGTTTACAATCCCAGAGGATGACGGGaatgatctcacacacactttctttaatCCGGACCGAGAGGGCTGGCTACTCAAAGAGG GGGGCAGGGTGAAAACATGGAAGAGAAGGTGGTTCATCCTGACAGACAACTGCCTTTATTATTTTCAATACACTACA GATAAAGAACCTAAAGGGATCATTCCACTGGAGAACCTTTGTGTTACAGTGGTGGATGACCCACACAAACAGGTACACATCTGCAATGCTGCATCAAGTATATACAAGTGCAGATATAAAAATAACAGTGGGTGCATTTGTGTGTTACAGTACTGTCTGGAGCTTTTTAACCCCCAGGGAAAGAAGATTAAGGCATGTAAGACAGAGACGGACGGGCGTGTGGTGGTGGGGAAACACCAGTCCTACCGCATTAGTGCATCCAGTGCAGAGGAAAGGGACGACTGGATTAACTCCATTAGGTCAGACACATCATTCACACAAAAACggccgctaggccgccactgctcCCACAGTGCATACGTAGTGCAGACACTACTGACACGGTACAGGCACAGTCCTGACAGTAGAGACACGGAGCCGACACAGGGCtga